The sequence below is a genomic window from Apodemus sylvaticus chromosome 6, mApoSyl1.1, whole genome shotgun sequence.
TTTCATCcctataataaagaaaaaacatagtGTTTCAACAGTCATGTGTAGACTTTGGTTCAGAACAGCAGACTTGCTATATCATTCTCACTTGGCTAAGctataaaatattcacaaaggGCACTGTGATCAGGCAGGAGaatcttacccagtttctttcatttctccacTGTCATAAACAATATGGTCTGGAACAGGAGGCTTAGAACTCTGACTGTATTTCCTGTGGTGGATAAACATCAATGAACAAATGAGGAAATGTGTCCTGGTGCCTTCCTACCCTTAAAATGCTGAGTTGCATTTCAGTTAGATAGGATTTCTATTTtcagaatacattttataaaCATAGATGTGATAAGGAATCAAATATAACTGTTTAAAGTTCAAGGAACACGTATTTCTGTAGACAATCAGAACACAGGCACTCATGGGCAGTTGACTGCTTGTGGAAAGCAAGGCTGAGTAAGAGAACTGCCCAAACACCTAGAGAAGCTCCCATCCCACAGAGGAACCATATGGCATGAGGaggtgggtcagtgggtcagagTCCCTGCTGGACAAGCAAGAAGACATGAGTTCCAGTATAGCATTTGAAGGAGGATATAGGCAGATCCTGGGAactgaaaacaagaacaaagaaagaattgatGTCAAGTGAAATGGCTTTTTGGTTGTTCTGAGATAGAGAGAGCTGCCTCCAGTTCAGTGTATAATAGGATGACCCTggtcctcctctttccccctctgcAGATAAGAGGAATTATATAAAAGTATGAAGGGCCTGGACTGAAGGGATCCGCCTTCACTGTGAAGGTCAAGGTTTCTGACAAGGAAAAAGCTTGAGCTGACTTCTAAGGTTAACAGAAAGGGTAGAGAGCTATAGAGGAAGACTCCCGGAGCTCTGTCATCTGCACAGGCACCCACACCACatacacttgtgcacacatacCACAGGACTCTCAGGACAGAAAAGTCAACAGAGACAAGCCTAGTATAAAGTGTAGGGCTAATAAACACGAAATAAAATATAACTGATTTCACTATTTTGAGTAAGTTTATAGAGGTAAAGAAATCACATGTTGACTTCTCAAGAAGTCACATATGTCAATCCTGAACTTGACTTCAAGCAAGTGCTGATGAAAATAGCACAAAACTAGTCAAATGATGGAAACACTAAATATACTAATAGTTAAACAGGAAAACATCCTTAGTAAAACACAGATAGTGCCTAAGTGATGGCATAAGTCATTTATTTTAGTTGTTTCCTGATTATACTCCTCTGACTtaggtcatttaaaaaatattctgctGTTGAATTTATAGGTGTACATAGCCAACTATGAACGTCTACCAAGTTCCTAAGTATTAGTCTtccttgggaggtggaggaagaccAGGACTACAAGAATAGCCTCAATGACACAGTGAGCTAGAAGCCAACCTAAACCTCATGAGCCTCTGCTACAAAGTAAATCAAATATCAGCCTAAATTAATTTGCTCATCTTTGCATACCAACACAAGCTCAAGAGTAATTAAGTGTCCCTGAAGGTGCCACACGTTCAGCTGGTCAATTCATCAGTCATCTCTTGCTTCCATGTTCATTTGTTCATCTCCCAGTCTGTCTAAAAACTGCAACAGCTGAGCAAGTAGCTAAGGCCTTTAATGTATttcctttcactctctctctttttttaaaagatttatttattattatatgtaagtacactgtagctgtcttcagacacaccagaagagggcatcagatctcgttaaggatggttgtgagccaccatgtggttgctgggatttgaattcaggacctctggacgagcagtcagtgctcttaaccactgagccatctctccagccctcctttcaTTCTCAATAACAACACAGTCACTGTTCCTGTGTAGCTTCTAGGTTTGACAACCTGATATTTCATTACAAAAATAGGAAATTTACCTAGCAGCAAAACCATTCATTTTTGCAAAGAGCAATCTTAAGACTTTTTCCTTTTGCTCCCAGGTCAAATCTCTAATATCCACATTTTTTTTAGTAGTTGGcctgaagaatttcaaagaaaagaaaaaagaaaggtaaaaaatTGTGATCAAAGTAAacttatcttctttttaaaatatagagtatgtaaatagatattttctataCCATAACCAGATATGTAATTATTTCAAAGCAAAGTACATATTACAAAACCATAAAATCCAAAAAAGACCGTCAGCATGCTAGTCAATCCAAAATGTTCTGTGGTCCTGAGATGAAATGAGAAACACAACCAAATGTACTGTGGCCTGAGCGGGCAGTTGCCAGTGGGCAGGTCACTGAAAACAAAGTGCCATGGAAAAAGCAAATGCACCCCGTTTAGACTGAACTGCCACAGACATTACACTTTTTCATAGTACAAATAAATCTCTAGATATTTTGGAAATTTTGAGAATTTGATCTGAGTGATATAGAGGCCACTAGAGAATGCCCTCCAATCCACAGAAGATTTCTACATGACAGTCTTAAGAattattatattgatttttaaaaattgttgttaCCTATTAATTTTATCTTAGAATAGTAAAGGAACACCATAAAATATCTGAAAAGGtatcattaaaaatgtttaatctGGACTTAGTCAAGTTTTTGCAACAAATTTCCAAATTATAAGAACTAAGATAAAGAACGTAAGAGACATTACAATAATATCTTATGGGACAAAATAATAGTCACTTCAACAGGGTCCTGCCACGGCTACCAAGAATACATACTAAGCATAGGGACTACAAAGATAAGTCAAGTAGCTTATTAATAAATCTATGCAACAATCTGAGTTTGTTCCTtttcagaggaaggaagacatgTTAAAACAggctctctctgtagcccagccCAGGGCTGTGTCTGTCCTGTGctatggtgtgagccaccacaaccTGCTGAGCTTTAGTTTTTTAAAGGACATGAAAACGGGCACAAAAAGACAATATGTTTCCGCATTATTAGTACCATTTTTcagcctccatgagatcctgtTTCACACTATTAGTACTTTGTTCTTTGCCATCAAAGGTCCTGATTCTGGGGTATTCTGTTCTTCCTGCACATGctgttctcatttttaaattgaaagCAGCTTGTGCTATCTGCTTATAATGCTTCCTGCTGGTCTGAATCTGCTGCTTCACTTCATAGAGAGCGTCTAGGAAGAACTGTTCTACTTCCGTCCTCTCATCCAGTATGTTCTTGGCCAGCCTCTTCACTCGGTTCATCTCCCTGTCTTTCATCTGAAGAAGCTGCTGCAGCTTGTCAATCTCCACCAAGCCTGCTTGGTTCTCTATGACTGCCTTTTGCTGCAGTTTCAACACTTCGGCCTCAAACTCTGAGGTCATGTAAGTTAGAGCACTCTCCAAGCTGATCACCTTCTTCTGAAGAGCCTGGATTTGTGATTTCTGCTGGGTGAGTTGCATAATCTTTTCCTTAACCAACAGATCAttgatttccttaaaaaacaggaaagggagagtttttttttttcctttaaatatccTAGAATTTAAAGTCTCTCAATAATTTGTTACCTAAGGGGAAATCTGAACTTCACGTCAGGTGGAAGCAATTATTTTGAAATCTCTGTGGACAGAAAAAATAACCAATACATACCCTTGGGTCCTTGACTAGGCCTCTGAAGGCGATCCACTGATTTTATTAATTAGGAAACTTTCAGACTTCCTCTATAATTCTTACAAGGTTACATAGTTTATATTATAGAAATCAATAAAACGGTATAAGAAACACCAGCAAGTCTATAAGGGTCCCTTGAAGTTGAACAAGGTCAGGCAGACTGCAagaataattatatttgtttgtttgttgtttgtttgtttttagagacagggattctctgtgtagtgtAGCACTGGCAGTTCTGGAATATGCTctcagactaggctggcctcaaactcaaagctccaactgctctgccttctgagtgctgggactgaaggcttGCACTGCCATGCCTCGCTGAGATGTAAGCGGAAATAGAATACCAGGGAAGATTGGTAAAGGAGCTAggatttcatttgtgtgttttgtttttgtttttttcttatctttcctTCCTGCTGTTTGGAGTAATCCTTAGATCTCTATCAGTTGCCCTGGCCATAAAGTGCCCAACATACACAAACCcgaaagtaaaaaaagaaaatgtttaagatGAGacccggagagatggctcagttaggaatctgctattcttgcagaggaactAGGTTtgaatcctagcacccacatgacggctcacaactgtctgtaattctagttccagatgATCTGAAATCCTCTTTTGGCCTATACAagtactgcatgcacatgctacacagatgtgcatgcaggcaaagcacccatacccacaaaataaaacttttccaATGTTAAGGATATAAGTTGTACGTTACAGAGAGCTGATGAAGACAGCTCTCATCTGTATTGCTTTCCTTCAGGCACCTTTAGGTAAAAACAACTAAGCCTTTATGTGGTAATACCATTAATTTCAGGTCTGTTACAGCCAAACCAATTAGTAAACGACTTAGGGTTCAACAATGAACAAAGCAAAATGAGTAGTCTAAGATATGAGGGTAGGAGTCACGTTTATATTTCTGATATATTTGAAAAGTCATGCTTAATGTGTCTTTAAAGTCATTGAATAACCTTTTCAGATAAGACAATTATCAAGATACTTTCCTATCTATTGGTATAATGCTCAATGTATTTACCAACACgatcctaaaaaaaaagaaaaaaggaaaaaaaagaaaatgaatgtgaaTTTAAGTGGAAACCTTTTGCTGTAAAAGGCAGGAATGACTTTCCTCCATCTTCTTGGAGTTTTTCTGTCGAACTTCAGCTTCCTTCAAGTGGTATGCAAGCGCCTTGTGAAGATAAACATTCtctttgaaaacatttcttcCAGCAGTGTTCAATTGCctgaaatagacacacacacacacacacacacacacacacacacacacattttagagCCCAAAATATAGGTCTAAATTTACTACATCAGGGTGGGTTTGGGTGGTAGAGTAGGGGTTGGGGGTTGAGAGGGTTGGGAGATTTGAATCAAGGTCGCTCTAGACCTAGCTGGCTtcaaaaatcacagagatccatttgcctctgcctctgcctgtggagcactggaattaaaagcaGGTATCACTCACTGCGCCTGGCTCATGCCTAAGTTTAAATTCTTAAGAGGAACAGTAACAGTTTTACCCTCCAAACACTACATTGACCACCACTAGGCTGGGTATGTAGTTCAGGGAGAgaacacttgcttagcatgtgcaagtctctgagttcaatccctagcatcaGAGTTGGGGGAAGGCCAAACATGGGACACACATGACACTACCACCACTTACGGGTAACTAACTGCTCACTAGGTAGATGAAGACCTGGGGATGAAGGGATAAAGTACTTCTTCAGCAGTAAAGGGAAAAACCATGTGTTAGCTGGTCAGGATGATGCAAGCTGGTTATCAGCTTGAGCTATATATAGCAAGGCCccttctcttaaaaataaaagactagggggctggagagatggctcagcagataagagcactgactgctcttctgaaggtcctgagtccaaatcccagcaaccacatggtggcccacaaccatctgtaatgagatctgatgccctcttctggggtatctaaagacagctgtaatgtaataaataaatttaaaaataaaataaaataaaagactaggAATAATAGTACACCTTTTATCCTAGTTATTAAGGAAacaggatcacaagttcaaggcctgcgtGGGCTACATAGCATTTACAAGGCTGGCCTTGGCAAGTTAGTGAGACTCAGTTTCAATAGGTAAAAAAGAGGGCCAGTGCTGGGcggtgggaggcagaagcaggcggatttctgagttcaaggccagcctggtccaggacagccaggcagggctatacagagaaaacctgtctcaaaataaaattaaatttaaaaaaaaaaaaaaaaaaaaaaaaaaaaaaaaaaaaaaaaaacctcctaagGTGACAGAGGCAGAAGGTGGCAGCAGCCCAAGTTTCTGAGTCACCATCTAAAAAAGCTTCAACTCATATTATATTGTTACATTAACAAGAAATAAACCATGAGACCTGGGGGTTCATGTACTAACATAAAAACACTGTAATGCTACTTATACAAATATTTCTCAATAGTTGTGCAAAGTGGCTCTCCTGGCCCTATTGTAGATTTCTTtgtaacagggtctcactatgtaatctAGGATGTCCTAGAACTGGTGAACCACCTCCCTCAGCCTCCTAACCACTGAGATTATTTTAAGTGTCTGCTACCATGCCTGGATGGCctattttttaaatggaattaATATTTTCAAGGATATTAATAATTCTTCCAGTGggactagtgagatggctcagtgagtgaaggcttgccaccaagcctaatgacctgagttctatccccggAACCCACATTGTAGTaggtaaataataaaaagtaccACGCCCCCAGACCTCTGCACCCAAGTCCTGACGGGTCCAGCTCAGGGCGACTCCCACTGTGGCAGCTAAGCCAGTCTCcttcagctagctctcacagcctcccagctgtgtttcctctccgccatagactctgtaaacggTGGAAGTCCTGTGCTCCCGCTCTACACCCAAATACCTGGTAAAGTATGACTCTTAAATAGTTAGCCAaattatctttatgtatataaaactcccaattacataatgtcaAGTtataatgataaagtcttatcccaatatttctaacctctccaaaacaccagaaatacgtctgaagccatctggatatccttGTCTCTCTCCTCGgatctcccccctccttctctcccctccttctctcgcTTTCTTTCTttgcccctcacttctcttagctcctcctcctctctcccctccaatctctggcctctcactgcctcaatgtgaatggataggaaatatcttgcaaccccacatggtgaaagagagaactgatttcctTCCTACAAGTTAcctgacctccacactcacatTGTGGCATTGGTGTTCCCTCATGTATACACACGtacctaaaaataataattttcaaataaatcagcatgcatgtatatatagctAGGGTCTAACTTCAAAGAGAAGGTTGTTGCTACCATGTTGTTACAGAAAGGTGAAGGGGAAAGAGTAGGGTACACAAAGAGAATAAAGTAGACAAGAATTAAAGGAGGCTTGCCAAGAGACAGAGGAAGCTAAACTAAGACTAAAATAGACAGCAACAAAGAAAGCCTGTCTGATTAAGGCAACAGTCTCTTACACCACAGCTTCATGGTGGGCTCTCTCTGCCAGCATTATGATCCTCTTCTCAGCCTCTTGTTCCAGACGGTGCTAAAAATAGAATGTATGTTTAAATATAGAACTATACTTCTAATAACAAACATTGCATATCACAAAGTATTTACTTTAAGCTCAAACAGGATATTttgtttaggggctggagagatgcctcccTGGACTGGATTGGGtttctagtacccacatggtgactcacaaccatctgtaacttcagttccagggaatctaaccCCTTCCAACATTCACAGGCCCCTGCAGGCACAaagtgcatatgcatatactcaGTCAGACACACATTCaattaaatagattttttaaaaaaagtactgtCCTAATAGAAAGTACTCTTAAGCTTTGGTGGAGGAAAGAGCTAGCAAAAAGGATAGTGTGGGGCTAGATACAAGGTTaggaggttaaaagcactggtggctcttccagaggactggggttcaattccaagcatccAACATGGCAGgccacaactgtctctaacttcaATTCCAGGGGATCAACTGACaaactgcctccatcagactgacctgtggtcatgtctgtggggtattttcttgatggCCACTTACTGTAGGAAGGCTGAGGCTCCTTATAGGCCTGGGCTAAATAAGATAGCATAACAAGGTAGTCTGGGAATAAGCCAGTGAGCAGTagtcttccatggtctctgcttcagtttctgcctccatgttcctgacCTCACTTTACTCAGTGACGGAGTGTGACCTgggagttgtaagatgaaataaatcctttcttctccaagtccttttggccatggtgtttaacACAGAAACAGATAAGCAAGCTAGAACAATGGCACGTGCATAAAACGGGGAAAGAAATGTTTATCTTAGAAGCagagccaggggctggagagatggctcagctggtaagagcaccgactgctcttccaaaggtcatgagttcaaatcccggcatccacatggtggctcacaaccatccgtaaagagatctgataccctctttacagtgtatttacatataataaataaataaatatttaaaaaaaaaaaagaagcagagccAGAGGAtagtttttgctaaacaaaacatGATGAAAGTCACTAACTTTAAAATTGGAGAATGTACAGACAAGATAGCACACACCTATAACCagtactcaggaggaagaggcaggaggaatctctgtgagttccaggcccgtCTGATCTACATTTCACGTCCAGGTGAGtcaaggctgcatagtgagattccatctcaaaaaacttgaaaatttaaaaaaaaaaaaaaaaaaaaaaaaaaaaggaggggagaTAAGAAGCCGAGGCCCGAAGCCTTGTAAAGACAAGATGACAGTCCCTCCTGAGGATAGTTCAACACTCTGGAAGGGAAACAACCTAAGTGCCTACCACTAACTGATGAGATGTTTTGGTGGATGTACATAATGAAATCCTATCGCCATAAAAAGGAGCAAAAGCCTGTCATTTGTCACAACTTGAACAGCACTAGAGATTACTGTGCTTACTGAAACAAgccaggctcagaaagacaaGAACTACATGATTTCCCTCAGAAATACAATCTAGAAAGGTTTACCTGTGGCTGGAAGACTCAGGGGTGCTTGCCTACCATGTGTAATATCCTGTGTTCAATCCATAACACCACAAAATGGGTAAATGGATGATAGACAATCTCAGGGAAGTTGAAACTGGAATGGTAGTTCTGGAGGTCAGAGAAAGTGAAgagggtgtcttagggtttctattgtgatGAATGGTGGTTGTGGAGGCCAGGGAAAGTGAAGAgggtgtcttagagtttctattatgatgaagcaccatgaccaaaaacaaactgggaagagtttattttacttacattttaacaTCACAGTCTGAGGAAAATCAGAtcaggaacctagaggcaagaGCTAGTGCAGATGTCACGAAGATGCTGGGTATTGGCTCAATCTGCCTTTCTTATAGCACTCAGGAGCACCAGCCATGGGATGGCACCattcacaatgggctggaccttcCGACATCCACTGCTATTGGAGTAATGTCCCTCAGACTTCACTACAGCCCAGtcctgtggaggcattttctcaattgacgCTCCATCCTCTCAAACAATTCTAGCATGTATCAAgcaaggtgacataaaactacTCAACATAGAATGGGTAGGATGGAGAAAAGTGGCCTTGTGTGATAAGTTATAGTTACATACAAGCTATTGCACAAGCAGCTTGACTATTGAGAGCAATGtacaatgtttttaaaaggtagaagaaaatattttgaaaggtcCATCACAAATGGTACTTCTATGAGCAGACAGATATCAAGTATAATGGGTCACAATATGTGGGGGACCACGATGGGTCTCTGTGggggaatcaggagttcaaggccgaGTCCCACTAAATagtaagctcaaggccagctggactacataagaccttatctcaaaaaaggaagaaacaaactgaaaagagATGTTTAACTTAAGCATTGTATAAAGATATTGAGAAACTGGATGGTACACCatcagaatttaaaatttttattttttatttatcagttaaaaattaagaaatctctaagtggagaagaaaaaaggattAGACACGGAgattcataaaatataaagatttgttttccttcatttgtactctaatttttttttttttttttttgagagcagTCTTAGTATTGCCTAGGCTGGCATAAAAGTTACCATGAGGCTCAgaggtggctttgaactcaagatctttCTAGCTCAGCAGCCTCTTAAGTCCTACAATCATAGGTGCACACTAGTGCATATCCCTACACATATTTTCTGCTACTCGATAACATTTTTAGTAAGATACCAGCTGGAATGCTGGAATGCTCACAGTGCATATCATATGAACATACCTCTGTTCTAATAAACAaggcatttcttctttttttcatacAGGAcattttccctttcattttatttgtatttacttactttacatcctgctcactgcccacctcccagtttacccccttccctttcccctctgagAAGGTGGAGGCTCCCCCTGGGCGTCCCCCGCCGTGGCATACCAAGTATCTGTGGGGCTAGGTtcatcttccactgaggccagacaaggcagcccagctagaacaaaTTCCACAGACAGGATTTTgggacagtccctgctccagttgttcgggatccacatgaagaccaagctacacatctgtaacatatgtgcagggaggcctaggtccagcccaaaAAGCATTTCTTAATACTAATACCTTTTCTTCAAAAAATCTGCTTTCTAGTCTTCTAAGAGTCTCCTGATAGTTCTTCTCTGAATTTCTTAAATTCTctttcaactaaaaaaaaaaaaaaaaaagtttaaaggaaAGATTGGGACATATTCATAGAGAATTCTGAAGATACACTATCATATAATCTTGAACACACAGAATCAGTGTCATCACCTCTTAGCACATCTTCCTTTACTATCTTCATGATTACTAGACTGATAATGAGTTTCTTAAGACTTTCATGAACATCAGTTCCTAGAGAATTCAGATATACTCTTTAAGATTCACAAaatatagctgggcggtggtatcgcacgcctgtaatcccagcactctgggaggcagaggcaggcagatttctgagttcgaggccagcctggtctacaaagtgagttccaggacagccagggctacacagagaaaccctgtcttgaaaaaccaaaaaccaaaaaaaaaaaggctcagggACTGGCAAGATAGCTGAGTGGTAAAGAGCATTAAATGTTCTTCCAGATAGCACTCATAtttggtggcttacaactgcctgtaattccagctcaaGGGATctcattctcttctggcctccaagggtatacaaacacagatatactttatttatttatttatttgtttatttatttatttatttggtttttttggatttggtttttttttttttcgagacagggtttctctgtatacacagatatactttatttatttatttatttgtttggtttggattttttttttcgagacagggtttctctgtatagccctggctgtcctggaactcactctgtagaccaggctggcctcgaactcagaaatccgcctgcctctgcctcccagagtgctgggattacaggtgtgcgccaccaccgcccggctcagatatactttatatatttaggaaaggTTCAGCTGAAGAGGGAAGAGCCACCTTGAACATGGGCAGTACCATTCAGTAGTTTGGGGTCCAGAGCTGAATGAGGAGGAAGCAAACAGAATGACTGCATTTCTCATTCTTTGCTCCTAACTGTGCGACCAGCAGCGTCACACTCTTGAGGCCATGATGGCCtggcctcaaactgtgagccaaaattcCCTAAGGTTGCTTTTACAACACTGAGAAAATACAGGTAAGATTTAAATAACGCAGGTAAAATGCTTAGCATAGTAGACATTTAATGACATAATACAATCCTCACCTATTACTTAACAACATTCTGTATTATAATTTGTTCTAATATACtaaatctgttttattttcctttctgatgTTCTTTTTAccatttgcatttaatttttcaaatggcTCATTTTGTCACTTTCAAAATTAATGTCAATGTACCAGTTCATTTATGGGTCAAATAAACCCCATCTTAGCTGGAGATACATTATTAGACTCCCCTCAAAATCtgtatatcaataaatttttcaaaagataaTTAGTGGGGCCAACAAAATGGTTCAATGGGTAAATGTACCCAAGagccacacagtggaaggaaataTCTGACTCCAAGTTATATTCtgactctctctcacacacacacacacacacacacactgtaaataaAAGTTAAGTTGAAAATTAGTGGCTgagcatggtgactcacaattgtAAACCCAGAAGTTAGAAGCCTGAGACAAAATAATTCCAAACTTAAGACCTGCCTggaatatataattatttgaagGTTAATCTGAGACACAGAAAGATTGTCTCAAAAACTCAAATAAGGAGCAAGTGAGATGGATCAGAAGGTAAAGGGATAAAGATGTCTGTCATACAACCCTGGCAACTTGAGTTTTAAGTAAATGCGGATGGAAATGACTCTACAAAATGGTCCTCTCTAATTGTACAAAGATAGAgtgctcacacatatacatacaacaaaCACACTAATCTGGctttcatatttttcctttgaactaGATTAACTTGAATCACTTTTCATAAACTAAATGTATTAGGCTCAACATGCAGTGAATTctatacaaaaatctcttaccTATATATACATCACAATTTTACATATATGGGTCCCTCATATCTACCTCATTTCTTCTACATTTCAGATTCCACAGACCTGCCCTATTTTTTTCCAGTAAGGCACTAACTTTGCCCTTGAATTTTAAGTGTTCCTTAACAGCCCTCTTTAAACAGTCTGAAATCTACCTCTCCAACAGGTGGCAacattgttctttaaaaaagaaaaatcacatcagGGTACTTGAGATGAACTAGTTCTTTATTTAGATTCAGAATGTATAGCTGTATATAGGATGGGCAGGCAACCTAAGAGTTCTTTAATTGTATTaattccatctccagcactgtcatataaaacaaaacttcGATATTCTTCCTAGAAAACTTAGTATTTCTTCAATCATGGTTGCTTTAGTTTGAGGTGACCAAAACGAAAAGTACTTTGAGATTTGATAATTATGGAAAATCTAAGTAATGGCAATTAGATTCCATCGGGGTCTTCCGGGGTGTGTGAATCACCACCCTCTGCTTTTCGATACTTCTCCAGTTTAGCAATCAGTTCTTTCGCAGGATTGAAAACCCCATGGGTCTGTTGCTCACAAACATAGCATCGTGGAGTGGTTCGGAAATGCTGAAGTGCACAGGTCTCACAGAAATAATGTTTACACTTGGTGACAACCGGATTCTGGAAGGTTTGGCGacagataaaacatttaaatggtATTTCCTCATCATCACTTTCTACTTCGTAGTTCTCGTCTTCATACACACCGTAACGGCCCTCATCGAGTTCACGTTCTATCTGCCATCCGTGCTTGTAATCTGAACGGTCATGGAGGAATTTGCAGCTGTCTCCAAAGCCACAGAAGCCAGTTTCCTTGTAGTCCTTACAGATGTCAGGCTGGTAATCCCAGCGCACCGTGGCACGTAGATGTTCAGGGGCTCGGATGGGGCCCTTTCTCACCATGCCAGAGGAGGCATTGCCCATGGACGTATCTTTGGGCTTCATGTATTTCTGGTAATTATTAATTCCACGATAGATTTTATCATCCTCCttgcctctcagctcctcctgaattTTCTGACTGCGCTCAA
It includes:
- the LOC127687139 gene encoding E3 ubiquitin-protein ligase RNF113A; amino-acid sequence: MSEQVSQGKSADQVCTFLFKKPGRKGSAGRRKRPACDPDSGESGSSSDEGCTVVRPEKKRAAHNPMIQKTSGSGKQKGAYCDLSSEEEEKTGNESLGVVYKSTRSAKPVGPEDMGATAVYELDTEKERDAQAIFERSQKIQEELRGKEDDKIYRGINNYQKYMKPKDTSMGNASSGMVRKGPIRAPEHLRATVRWDYQPDICKDYKETGFCGFGDSCKFLHDRSDYKHGWQIERELDEGRYGVYEDENYEVESDDEEIPFKCFICRQTFQNPVVTKCKHYFCETCALQHFRTTPRCYVCEQQTHGVFNPAKELIAKLEKYRKAEGGDSHTPEDPDGI
- the Bbof1 gene encoding basal body-orientation factor 1, which produces MPAKDKRKGKNKDKEPKKVVKADDHAIERAKANASLWEARLEVTELSRIEYRDTSRRLAKNNEDLKKQQYKLEKDTMSVLSYLKKQDQEKDNMIEKLKQQLAETKEKAKEEKERLEQKYSIQVSELEGQFHQKAKEIGMIQTELKTIKQFQKRKIQVEKELEDLKENLRNSEKNYQETLRRLESRFFEEKHRLEQEAEKRIIMLAERAHHEAVVQLNTAGRNVFKENVYLHKALAYHLKEAEVRQKNSKKMEESHSCLLQQKEINDLLVKEKIMQLTQQKSQIQALQKKVISLESALTYMTSEFEAEVLKLQQKAVIENQAGLVEIDKLQQLLQMKDREMNRVKRLAKNILDERTEVEQFFLDALYEVKQQIQTSRKHYKQIAQAAFNLKMRTACAGRTEYPRIRTFDGKEQSTNSVKQDLMEAEKWPTTKKNVDIRDLTWEQKEKVLRLLFAKMNGFAARKYSQSSKPPVPDHIVYDSGEMKETGDEINLLDQTFITQQAPVSDSKIMVSPGVIPQRLQDSDIGPRK